The following are from one region of the Brienomyrus brachyistius isolate T26 chromosome 13, BBRACH_0.4, whole genome shotgun sequence genome:
- the LOC125706894 gene encoding synaptotagmin-9-like isoform X2, which produces MPGDTEDRVCHRALEVLSELCSRGEVQSDSCLDFIYSFRDLAKPRYTDSDLSVSLLSLVVTACGLALFGVSLFVSWKLCWLPWRERGISPSNKPSDLQPRMAPSDTGAAACETHEDCNKPSSPVPDRVHEVAMKISHTSPDIPLEGQAEAQKNHSPRPRIQRQSTEPTSSSRHSSIRRQMNLSNPDFSVAQFQRQDSLVGLGQIKPELYKQRLMGDEDSPPGSDCGRLHFILKYDCDLEQLIVKIHKAQDLPAKDFSGSSDPYVKIYLLPDRKTKHQTKVHRKTLNPVFDEVFLFPVAYTELPTRKLHFSVYDFDRFSRHDIIGQVVVENFLELPDFPRETKLCRDIQYVTKDNVDLGDLMFSLCYLPTAGRLTITIIKARNLKAMDITGASDPYVKVSLMCEGRRLKKRKTSTKRNTLNPIYNEAIVFDVPPENIDQISLLIAVMDYDRVGHNEVIGVCRVGSEAERLGYDHWCEMMAYPRKPIAHWHPLVEWVGPEASGGSQGGSCSSLKTPPSP; this is translated from the exons ATGCCTGGCGACACGGAGGACCGGGTCTGTCACAGGGCGCTGGAGGTCCTGTCCGAGCTCTGCTCCAGGGGCGAAGTGCAAAGCGACAGCTGCCTGGATTTCATTTACTCTTTCCGCGATCTCGCCAAGCCGAGGTATACGGACTCAG ATCTGTCTGTGAGCCTGCTGTCGCTTGTGGTGACAGCATGTGGCCTGGCACTCTTCGGTGTGTCCCTTTTTGTCTCCTGGAAGCTATGTTGGCTCCCATGGCGGGAACGTGGTATCTCCCCTAGCAACAAGCCAAGTGACTTACAGCCAAGGATGGCCCCCAGCGACACTGGGGCCGCAGCGTGTGAGACTCATGAAGATTGTAATAAGCCCTCCTCTCCTGTACCTGACCGTGTTCATGAGGTGGCCATGAAGATTAGTCACACGTCACCCGACATCCCTTTGGAGGGTCAGGCTGAGGCACAGAAGAATCATTCACCCCGTCCACGTATACAGCGGCAGAGCACAGAGCCCACCTCGTCCAGCCG CCACAGCTCCATCCGCAGACAAATGAACCTGTCCAACCCAGACTTCAGTGTGGCCCAGTTCCAGAGACAGGACTCACTGGTCGGTCTGGGCCAGATCAAGCCCGAACTGTACAAGCAGCGTTTGATGGGTGATGAGGACAGCCCACCAGGGAGTGACTGCGGCCGCCTCCACTTCATCCTCAAGTATGACTGCGACCTGGAACAGCTAATTGTCAAAATCCACAAGGCACAGGACCTGCCTGCCAAGGACTTTTCAGGCAGCTCGGACCCCTACGTGAAGATCTACCTGCTCCCAGACCGTAAGACTAAACACCAGACTAAGGTGCACCGCAAGACTCTGAATCCGGTTTTCGATGAGGTCTTCCTGTTCCCCGTGGCCTACACCGAGCTACCCACGCGCAAGCTGCACTTCAGCGTCTACGACTTTGACAGATTCTCCCGGCATGACATCATCGGTCAGGTGGTGGTGGAGAACTTCCTGGAACTGCCAGACTTCCCCAGAGAAACTAAACTCTGCAGGGACATCCAGTATGTCACAAAG GACAACGTGGACCTGGGGGACCTCATGTTCTCACTCTGCTACCTTCCCACGGCTGGACGCCTGACTATCACCATCATCAAAGCCAGGAACCTGAAGGCCATGGACATCACCGGGGCATCAG ATCCTTATGTGAAAGTGTCTCTAATGTGTGAAGGGCGGAGGTTAAAGAAGAGGAAAACCTCCACGAAAAGAAACACGTTGAACCCCATCTACAATGAAGCCATAGTCTTTGATGTCCCTCCTGAGAACATCGACCAGATCAGCCTCCTGATAGCCGTCATGGACTATGACCG TGTAGGGCACAATGAGGTCATAGGCGTGTGCCGGGTGGGCAGTGAAGCCGAGAGGCTTGGCTATGACCACTGGTGCGAGATGATGGCGTACCCACGCAAGCCCATCGCTCACTGGCACCCTCTGGTGGAG TGGGTGGGACCGGAGGCCTCAGGTGGGAGTCAAGGGGGCTCCTGCAGCTCGCTAAAAACACCTCCGTCACCTTAA
- the LOC125706894 gene encoding synaptotagmin-9-like isoform X1, producing the protein MPGDTEDRVCHRALEVLSELCSRGEVQSDSCLDFIYSFRDLAKPRYTDSDLSVSLLSLVVTACGLALFGVSLFVSWKLCWLPWRERGISPSNKPSDLQPRMAPSDTGAAACETHEDCNKPSSPVPDRVHEVAMKISHTSPDIPLEGQAEAQKNHSPRPRIQRQSTEPTSSSRHSSIRRQMNLSNPDFSVAQFQRQDSLVGLGQIKPELYKQRLMGDEDSPPGSDCGRLHFILKYDCDLEQLIVKIHKAQDLPAKDFSGSSDPYVKIYLLPDRKTKHQTKVHRKTLNPVFDEVFLFPVAYTELPTRKLHFSVYDFDRFSRHDIIGQVVVENFLELPDFPRETKLCRDIQYVTKDNVDLGDLMFSLCYLPTAGRLTITIIKARNLKAMDITGASDPYVKVSLMCEGRRLKKRKTSTKRNTLNPIYNEAIVFDVPPENIDQISLLIAVMDYDRVGHNEVIGVCRVGSEAERLGYDHWCEMMAYPRKPIAHWHPLVEVRLKPMSYFLSFSSAIHQGLLIIPCRLLEETVNLRPPAPQCSDSS; encoded by the exons ATGCCTGGCGACACGGAGGACCGGGTCTGTCACAGGGCGCTGGAGGTCCTGTCCGAGCTCTGCTCCAGGGGCGAAGTGCAAAGCGACAGCTGCCTGGATTTCATTTACTCTTTCCGCGATCTCGCCAAGCCGAGGTATACGGACTCAG ATCTGTCTGTGAGCCTGCTGTCGCTTGTGGTGACAGCATGTGGCCTGGCACTCTTCGGTGTGTCCCTTTTTGTCTCCTGGAAGCTATGTTGGCTCCCATGGCGGGAACGTGGTATCTCCCCTAGCAACAAGCCAAGTGACTTACAGCCAAGGATGGCCCCCAGCGACACTGGGGCCGCAGCGTGTGAGACTCATGAAGATTGTAATAAGCCCTCCTCTCCTGTACCTGACCGTGTTCATGAGGTGGCCATGAAGATTAGTCACACGTCACCCGACATCCCTTTGGAGGGTCAGGCTGAGGCACAGAAGAATCATTCACCCCGTCCACGTATACAGCGGCAGAGCACAGAGCCCACCTCGTCCAGCCG CCACAGCTCCATCCGCAGACAAATGAACCTGTCCAACCCAGACTTCAGTGTGGCCCAGTTCCAGAGACAGGACTCACTGGTCGGTCTGGGCCAGATCAAGCCCGAACTGTACAAGCAGCGTTTGATGGGTGATGAGGACAGCCCACCAGGGAGTGACTGCGGCCGCCTCCACTTCATCCTCAAGTATGACTGCGACCTGGAACAGCTAATTGTCAAAATCCACAAGGCACAGGACCTGCCTGCCAAGGACTTTTCAGGCAGCTCGGACCCCTACGTGAAGATCTACCTGCTCCCAGACCGTAAGACTAAACACCAGACTAAGGTGCACCGCAAGACTCTGAATCCGGTTTTCGATGAGGTCTTCCTGTTCCCCGTGGCCTACACCGAGCTACCCACGCGCAAGCTGCACTTCAGCGTCTACGACTTTGACAGATTCTCCCGGCATGACATCATCGGTCAGGTGGTGGTGGAGAACTTCCTGGAACTGCCAGACTTCCCCAGAGAAACTAAACTCTGCAGGGACATCCAGTATGTCACAAAG GACAACGTGGACCTGGGGGACCTCATGTTCTCACTCTGCTACCTTCCCACGGCTGGACGCCTGACTATCACCATCATCAAAGCCAGGAACCTGAAGGCCATGGACATCACCGGGGCATCAG ATCCTTATGTGAAAGTGTCTCTAATGTGTGAAGGGCGGAGGTTAAAGAAGAGGAAAACCTCCACGAAAAGAAACACGTTGAACCCCATCTACAATGAAGCCATAGTCTTTGATGTCCCTCCTGAGAACATCGACCAGATCAGCCTCCTGATAGCCGTCATGGACTATGACCG TGTAGGGCACAATGAGGTCATAGGCGTGTGCCGGGTGGGCAGTGAAGCCGAGAGGCTTGGCTATGACCACTGGTGCGAGATGATGGCGTACCCACGCAAGCCCATCGCTCACTGGCACCCTCTGGTGGAGGTAAGACTGAAGCCCATGTCTTACTTCCTATCCTTTAGCTCTGCCATACATCAAGGTTTGTTAATCATCCCATGTCGTCTTTTAGAAGAAACTGTCAATTTGCggccaccagccccccagtgtAGTGACTCTTCGTAA